One segment of Ipomoea triloba cultivar NCNSP0323 chromosome 12, ASM357664v1 DNA contains the following:
- the LOC115999417 gene encoding 3-hydroxy-3-methylglutaryl-coenzyme A reductase, which translates to MGXSDPIIILSEEDEEIVKGVVEGRVPSYSLESKLGDCKRAAAIRREALERITGKSLDGLPLENFDYESILGQCCEMPVGYVQIPVGIAGPLLLDGEEYSVPMATTEGCLVASTNRGCKAIYASGGATSVLLRDGMTRAPVVRFSTAKRAAQLKLYLEDPLSFETIAGAFNKSSRFARLQSIKCAIAGKNLYMRFTCSTGDAMGMNMVSKGVQNVLDFLLTDFPDMDVIGISGNFCSDKKPAAVNWIEGRGKSVVCEAIIKEEIVKKVLKTEVASLVELNMLKNLTGSAMAGALGGFNAHAANIVSAVYIATGQDPAQNIESSHCITMMEAVNDGKDLHISVTMPSIEVGTVGGGTQLASQAACLNLLGVKGASKVEPGANSRRLAAIVAGAVLAGELSLMSAIAAGQLVNSHMKFNRSNKA; encoded by the coding sequence ATGGGGNAATCTGatccaataataatattatcggAAGAGGACGAGGAGATAGTAAAAGGTGTTGTTGAAGGTCGGGTTCCTTCCTACTCCCTGGAATCTAAGTTAGGGGATTGCAAGAGGGCGGCAGCCATTCGTCGGGAGGCGCTGGAGAGAATAACCGGCAAGTCTCTAGACGGACTTCCCTTGGAGAATTTTGACTATGAATCGATTCTGGGTCAGTGTTGCGAGATGCCAGTTGGGTATGTGCAGATTCCGGTAGGTATTGCAGGGCCCCTCTTGCTCGACGGTGAAGAGTACTCAGTCCCCATGGCCACCACGGAGGGTTGCTTGGTGGCCAGCACCAACCGGGGTTGCAAAGCCATCTATGCCTCTGGTGGCGCCACCAGTGTGCTGTTGAGGGACGGGATGACTCGAGCTCCGGTGGTGAGATTCTCCACCGCCAAAAGAGCCGCTCAGTTGAAGCTCTACTTGGAGGATCCTCTAAGTTTCGAGACCATAGCCGGAGCTTTCAACAAATCCAGCCGATTTGCTAGGCTTCAGAGCATCAAATGCGCTATTGCTGGAAAGAATCTCTATATGAGATTCACATGCAGCACCGGAGACGCCATGGGGATGAACATGGTCTCTAAGGGCGTCCAAAACGTATTGGATTTCCTCCTCACCGACTTCCCTGACATGGATGTCATCGGAATCTCCGGAAACTTTTGCTCCGACAAGAAACCTGCGGCGGTGAATTGGATTGAAGGCCGCGGAAAGTCGGTCGTCTGCGAGGCCATAATAAAGGAAGAAATAGTCAAGAAAGTACTAAAAACAGAGGTTGCTTCCTTAGTAGAGCTCAACATGCTCAAGAATCTCACTGGCTCTGCCATGGCCGGTGCTCTTGGGGGATTCAACGCCCACGCCGCCAATATTGTCTCCGCCGTCTACATCGCCACAGGACAAGACCCCGCACAAAACATTGAAAGCTCCCATTGTATAACCATGATGGAGGCAGTTAACGATGGGAAAGACCTTCATATTTCTGTAACCATGCCTTCTATTGAGGTAGGCACGGTGGGAGGTGGGACCCAACTTGCTTCTCAGGCAGCATGCTTGAATCTCTTAGGAGTGAAGGGTGCTAGCAAAGTCGAACCCGGAGCCAACTCTAGGCGATTAGCCGCAATCGTTGCCGGGGCTGTGTTGGCCGGGGAACTCTCCCTCATGTCTGCCATAGCTGCAGGACAACTGGTCAACAGTCATATGAAATTCAATAGATCTAACAAAGCTTAA